Proteins encoded together in one Neisseria lactamica window:
- a CDS encoding TonB-dependent receptor yields the protein MNKKLALMPLLILSAFSSAADNTPQQGELGQVHVRADAKRVKAARSYSIASDGDLRDRVNLGLLGKANAFTAPITVVNYDEQALNNTEARTLVDAVAKKDASVWQFGGESNTLTGLYFRGYQLDSRQFSVNGLAGMYGTQGTASVQVGSAQLIKGASTAVNGMDPEGAVSGSVNIETKKAADEGNRKIGLGRFSNNRAQGTFDLGQRFGENKEFGVRANGKLRHGDTPRHGYSEDNKEFAVNADYRGEKLRVAFDSIYAKRKTNGGRARMQDIQNAGGRLFDAPDGKTNLLPSWNWQNTVGETNMLTFEWDAFDNAQITGGIGYNKARYYGTLISPTVCGTSGASSQTETCTAANQYHTGTARLTDQYFRTLSMNLTARGEFETGPVTHNWSTAFDRVIRQRKTINGSGNGTSKIEVKANENIANQLASFKADYPNSWAKTANLDANIKVNSLALSDTLGFVDNKYRLTLGGRFQAVEYTDKKKSQSGNAKRFSPMLMAAWVPQPDLVVYGNYMEDLEPADIKTDDSGETTMAKPRVSRQFEVGVRKNWGDFVTTLNAFQIKRPGYWRGNTVKSGSGTGGAAGSTGGSTTGSAGSNSDFARYKAQGGTAGDEQGMERSRGIEFNAYANLLNKTLRPTLGLMYLQSTVKNYPNSRDMLVNGVQVANPRVIAKAGVEWDAPFAKGLTLNGNVSYFGKSYQDTKKQYAFPSYTLVDVGARYKTKLGKNTLTVSSSVENLFNKNYWQVQRGQFDRSFAVVGMPRTYWLKAELDF from the coding sequence ATGAACAAAAAACTTGCCTTAATGCCGCTGTTGATTTTGAGCGCGTTTTCGTCTGCCGCCGACAATACTCCGCAGCAGGGCGAACTCGGACAGGTTCATGTCCGTGCCGATGCCAAGCGCGTCAAAGCCGCTCGTTCTTACTCCATTGCCAGCGACGGCGACTTGCGCGACCGCGTGAACTTGGGTTTGTTGGGTAAGGCCAACGCCTTTACCGCGCCGATTACCGTCGTCAATTACGACGAACAAGCCCTCAACAACACCGAAGCGCGTACTTTGGTGGATGCCGTAGCGAAAAAAGACGCTTCCGTTTGGCAGTTCGGCGGCGAAAGCAACACGCTGACCGGTCTGTATTTTAGAGGTTATCAGCTTGACTCGCGCCAATTCAGCGTCAACGGTTTGGCAGGGATGTACGGCACGCAAGGCACGGCCAGCGTGCAAGTTGGTTCCGCACAACTGATTAAAGGCGCGTCCACCGCCGTAAACGGTATGGACCCCGAAGGCGCGGTCTCCGGTTCCGTCAACATCGAAACCAAAAAAGCCGCCGATGAAGGCAACCGCAAAATCGGTTTGGGCCGGTTCAGCAACAACCGCGCCCAAGGCACGTTCGACTTAGGGCAACGCTTCGGCGAAAACAAAGAGTTCGGTGTGCGTGCCAACGGCAAACTGCGCCACGGCGACACCCCGCGCCACGGTTACAGCGAAGACAACAAAGAATTTGCGGTAAATGCCGACTATCGCGGCGAAAAACTGCGCGTGGCGTTCGATTCCATCTACGCGAAACGCAAAACCAACGGCGGCCGCGCGCGTATGCAGGACATCCAAAACGCCGGCGGACGCTTGTTTGACGCGCCCGATGGTAAAACCAACCTGCTGCCTTCTTGGAACTGGCAAAACACCGTTGGCGAAACCAATATGCTGACCTTTGAATGGGATGCGTTTGACAATGCCCAAATTACCGGCGGCATCGGCTACAACAAAGCACGTTATTACGGCACGCTGATTTCCCCGACCGTTTGCGGTACAAGCGGCGCAAGCAGCCAAACCGAAACCTGCACGGCTGCCAACCAATACCACACCGGCACGGCGCGCCTGACCGACCAATATTTCCGCACATTGAGTATGAACCTGACCGCACGCGGCGAATTTGAAACCGGTCCGGTAACACATAACTGGAGTACGGCTTTCGACCGCGTTATCCGCCAGCGGAAAACCATAAACGGCAGCGGGAACGGCACTAGCAAGATAGAAGTGAAGGCAAACGAAAATATTGCGAATCAATTGGCATCGTTCAAAGCCGACTATCCCAATTCTTGGGCGAAAACCGCCAACTTGGATGCCAATATCAAAGTTAACAGTCTGGCTTTGTCCGACACCTTGGGCTTCGTGGATAACAAATACCGCCTGACTTTGGGCGGACGTTTCCAAGCGGTTGAATACACCGACAAGAAAAAATCGCAGAGCGGTAATGCCAAACGCTTCAGTCCGATGCTGATGGCGGCGTGGGTGCCGCAACCCGATTTGGTCGTGTACGGCAACTACATGGAAGACCTTGAGCCTGCCGATATCAAAACCGATGATTCCGGCGAAACGACAATGGCGAAACCGCGTGTCAGCCGTCAGTTTGAAGTGGGTGTGCGCAAAAACTGGGGCGATTTTGTAACGACGCTGAACGCATTTCAAATCAAACGCCCGGGTTATTGGAGGGGTAATACTGTTAAGAGCGGCAGCGGCACAGGCGGCGCGGCAGGCAGTACGGGCGGCAGCACAACCGGCAGTGCGGGCAGCAATTCCGATTTTGCCCGCTATAAAGCCCAAGGCGGTACGGCAGGCGACGAGCAAGGAATGGAACGCAGCCGCGGTATCGAGTTCAACGCATACGCCAACCTGTTAAACAAAACCCTGCGTCCGACTTTGGGTTTGATGTATCTGCAATCGACCGTGAAGAATTATCCGAATTCGCGCGATATGCTGGTTAACGGCGTACAAGTCGCCAATCCGCGCGTGATTGCCAAAGCGGGCGTGGAATGGGATGCACCATTTGCCAAAGGCTTGACCTTGAACGGCAACGTTTCGTATTTCGGCAAGTCTTACCAAGACACGAAAAAACAATATGCCTTCCCATCCTACACCTTGGTTGACGTAGGCGCGCGCTACAAAACCAAGCTGGGCAAAAATACTTTGACCGTCAGCAGCTCGGTGGAAAACCTGTTCAACAAAAACTATTGGCAGGTACAGCGCGGACAATTCGACCGCAGCTTCGCCGTCGTCGGTATGCCGCGTACTTACTGGCTGAAGGCGGAATTGGATTTCTAA
- a CDS encoding inositol monophosphatase family protein — MNPFLNTAFKAARKAGQMMIRAAGNLDAVKVDSKAFNDFVSDVDRSSEMILVETLKEAYPHHKITCEESGSHGKAAAEYEWIIDPLDGTTNFLHGHPQYAISMALLHKGVLQEALVYAPERNDVYMASRGKGALLNDRRIRVSNRIELNRCLIGTGFPVVDQSMMDKYLAILKDFLSKTAGGRREGAASLDLCAVAAGRFDGFFEFNLKPWDIAAGALIVQEAGGIVTDMSGEDAWLESGDIVAANPKVLAQMLKIISAHV, encoded by the coding sequence ATGAATCCGTTTTTAAATACCGCTTTCAAAGCCGCCCGTAAAGCAGGGCAAATGATGATACGCGCCGCCGGCAATTTGGATGCCGTCAAAGTAGACAGCAAAGCATTCAACGACTTCGTTTCCGATGTTGACCGCAGCTCCGAGATGATTTTGGTGGAAACGCTCAAAGAAGCCTATCCGCATCACAAAATCACTTGCGAAGAAAGCGGCTCCCACGGTAAAGCCGCAGCCGAGTACGAATGGATTATCGATCCGCTCGACGGCACAACCAACTTCCTCCACGGCCATCCTCAATACGCTATCTCTATGGCGCTCCTGCACAAAGGCGTGTTGCAAGAAGCTTTGGTGTACGCACCTGAGCGCAACGACGTATACATGGCATCCCGAGGCAAAGGCGCGTTGCTCAACGACCGCCGCATCCGCGTTTCCAACCGCATCGAATTGAACCGCTGCCTGATCGGTACCGGCTTCCCCGTTGTCGATCAAAGCATGATGGACAAGTATCTGGCGATTTTGAAAGATTTCTTGTCAAAAACCGCCGGCGGCCGTCGTGAAGGCGCGGCTTCTTTGGATTTGTGTGCTGTGGCGGCCGGCCGTTTTGACGGCTTTTTCGAGTTCAACCTCAAACCGTGGGATATTGCCGCCGGTGCATTGATTGTCCAAGAAGCAGGCGGTATCGTTACCGATATGTCGGGTGAGGACGCTTGGTTGGAAAGCGGCGATATTGTCGCCGCCAATCCCAAAGTGCTGGCGCAAATGTTGAAAATCATTTCCGCACACGTTTAA
- the lpdA gene encoding dihydrolipoyl dehydrogenase translates to MSLVELKVPDIGGHENVDIIAVEVNVGDTIAVDDTLITLETDKATMDVPAEVAGVVKEVKVKVGDKISEGGLIVVVEAEGAAAAPKAEAAAAPAQEAPKAAAPAPQAAQFGGSADAEYDVVVLGGGPGGYSAAFAAADEGLKVAIVERYKTLGGVCLNVGCIPSKALLHNAAVIDEVRHLAANGIKYPEPELDIDMLRAYKNGVVSRLTGGLAGMAKGRKVDVIQGDGQFLDPHHMEVSLTAGDVYEQAAPTGEKKIVAFKNCIIAAGSRVTKLPFIPEDPRIIDSSGALALKEVPGKLLIIGGGIIGLEMGTVYSTLGSRLDVVEMMDGLMQGADRDLVKVWQKQNEYRFDNIMVNTKTVAVEPKEDGVYVTFEGANAPKEPQRYDAVLVAAGRAPNGKLISAEKAGVAVTDRGFIEVDKQMRTNVPHIYAIGDIVGQPMLAHKAVHEGHVAAENCAGHKAYFDARVIPGVAYTSPEVAWVGETELSAKASGRKITKASFPWAASGRAIANGCDNGFTKLIFDAETRRVIGGGIVGPNGGDMIGEVCLAIEMGCDAADIGKTIHPHPTLGESIGMAAEVALGTCTDLPAQKKK, encoded by the coding sequence ATGAGCTTAGTTGAATTGAAAGTGCCCGACATTGGCGGACACGAAAATGTAGATATTATCGCGGTTGAAGTAAATGTGGGCGATACCATTGCTGTGGACGATACCCTGATTACTTTGGAAACCGACAAAGCGACGATGGACGTGCCTGCCGAAGTTGCGGGCGTGGTCAAAGAAGTGAAAGTCAAAGTGGGCGACAAAATCTCCGAAGGCGGTTTGATTGTCGTCGTTGAAGCCGAGGGCGCGGCTGCCGCTCCTAAAGCCGAAGCGGCTGCCGCCCCGGCGCAAGAAGCCCCTAAAGCTGCCGCTCCTGCTCCGCAAGCCGCGCAATTCGGCGGTTCTGCCGATGCCGAGTACGACGTGGTCGTATTGGGCGGCGGCCCCGGCGGTTATTCTGCCGCATTCGCTGCTGCCGATGAAGGCTTGAAAGTCGCCATCGTCGAGCGTTACAAAACTTTGGGAGGCGTTTGCCTGAACGTCGGCTGTATCCCTTCCAAAGCCCTGTTGCACAATGCCGCTGTTATCGACGAAGTGCGCCACTTGGCTGCCAACGGTATCAAATACCCCGAGCCTGAACTCGACATCGATATGCTGCGCGCCTACAAAAACGGCGTGGTTTCCCGCCTCACCGGCGGTTTGGCAGGTATGGCGAAAGGCCGTAAAGTGGACGTTATCCAAGGCGACGGGCAATTCTTGGATCCGCACCACATGGAAGTGTCGCTGACTGCCGGCGACGTGTACGAACAAGCAGCCCCTACCGGCGAGAAAAAAATCGTTGCCTTCAAAAACTGTATCATTGCAGCAGGCAGCCGCGTTACCAAACTGCCGTTTATCCCTGAAGATCCGCGCATCATCGATTCCAGCGGCGCACTGGCACTGAAAGAAGTACCGGGCAAACTGCTGATTATCGGCGGCGGCATTATCGGCCTCGAGATGGGTACGGTTTACAGCACGCTGGGTTCGCGTTTGGATGTGGTTGAAATGATGGACGGCCTGATGCAAGGCGCAGACCGCGACTTGGTGAAAGTATGGCAAAAACAAAACGAATACCGTTTTGACAACATTATGGTCAACACCAAAACCGTTGCAGTCGAGCCGAAAGAAGACGGCGTTTACGTTACCTTTGAAGGTGCAAATGCGCCTAAAGAGCCGCAACGTTACGATGCCGTACTGGTTGCCGCCGGCCGCGCGCCCAACGGCAAACTCATCAGCGCGGAAAAAGCAGGCGTTGCCGTAACCGATCGCGGCTTCATCGAAGTGGACAAACAAATGCGTACCAATGTGCCGCACATCTACGCCATCGGCGACATCGTCGGTCAGCCGATGTTGGCGCACAAAGCCGTTCACGAAGGACACGTTGCCGCCGAAAACTGCGCCGGCCACAAAGCCTACTTCGACGCGCGCGTGATTCCGGGCGTTGCCTACACTTCTCCCGAAGTGGCGTGGGTGGGCGAAACCGAGTTGTCCGCCAAAGCCTCCGGCCGCAAAATCACCAAAGCCAGCTTCCCGTGGGCGGCTTCCGGCCGTGCGATTGCCAACGGTTGCGACAACGGCTTTACCAAGCTGATTTTCGATGCCGAAACCAGACGGGTTATCGGCGGCGGCATCGTCGGCCCCAACGGCGGCGATATGATCGGCGAAGTCTGCCTCGCCATCGAAATGGGCTGTGATGCGGCCGACATCGGCAAAACCATCCATCCGCACCCCACTTTGGGCGAATCCATCGGTATGGCTGCGGAAGTGGCTTTGGGCACTTGTACCGACCTGCCGGCTCAAAAGAAAAAATAA
- a CDS encoding DUF1853 family protein, translated as MNYALDALWWKLTARPVRDLASLLTAPPLWQSGCELGVRELLGEHGFRYLLALDADPAPLKDYLARRAPFGHRLGIYAEELLAFWFANAPHAELLAHNLAVSGSDGNTQGAADFLARLNGKPCHIELTCKYYGGTGKPEDMRGLDPKDTLLGKAAKLSAQLALFRTSDGIRTLRRHGLPLDVKPVSIVRGIGFFPQGFNAFEPPLNPYGWRSIYIQDWAEYGFERREARYHLLDRMAYLAPARVAKTETLNETEIRRIDQGLIAVLECRPDGFWHEIERIMKAV; from the coding sequence ATGAATTACGCCCTAGACGCATTATGGTGGAAACTCACCGCCCGCCCCGTCCGCGACCTCGCCTCGCTGCTGACTGCGCCGCCTTTGTGGCAAAGCGGCTGCGAATTGGGCGTGCGCGAACTATTGGGGGAACACGGTTTCCGCTACCTTTTGGCATTGGATGCCGATCCCGCACCGCTGAAGGATTACCTCGCCCGACGCGCCCCGTTCGGACACCGCTTGGGCATTTACGCTGAAGAACTGCTGGCTTTTTGGTTTGCCAACGCGCCGCACGCCGAACTGCTTGCGCACAACCTGGCGGTTTCCGGTTCGGACGGCAATACGCAAGGCGCGGCGGATTTTTTGGCAAGACTTAACGGCAAGCCCTGCCACATCGAACTGACCTGCAAATATTACGGCGGCACGGGCAAACCCGAAGACATGCGCGGACTCGACCCCAAAGACACGCTGTTGGGAAAAGCCGCCAAGCTGTCTGCCCAACTTGCCCTGTTCCGCACTTCAGACGGCATCCGAACCTTGCGGCGGCACGGTTTGCCGCTTGACGTAAAACCCGTTTCCATCGTGCGCGGCATCGGATTTTTTCCGCAAGGTTTCAACGCCTTTGAGCCGCCGCTTAATCCATACGGCTGGCGCAGTATCTATATTCAAGATTGGGCGGAATACGGGTTTGAACGCCGAGAAGCGCGCTATCACCTGCTCGACCGCATGGCCTATCTCGCGCCTGCGCGTGTCGCCAAAACCGAAACATTGAACGAAACCGAAATCCGCCGTATCGACCAAGGCTTGATTGCCGTTTTGGAATGTCGGCCGGACGGCTTTTGGCACGAAATCGAACGCATCATGAAGGCCGTCTGA
- the aceF gene encoding dihydrolipoyllysine-residue acetyltransferase produces MSIVEIKVPDIGGHENVDIIAVEVKAGDTIAVDDTLITLETDKATMDVPADAAGVVKEVRVKVGDKISEGGVILTVETGATAAEAAPAAEAQPAPAAAPAAAGGAAVQVAVPDIGGHTDVDVIAVEIKVGDTVAEDDTLITLETDKATMDVPCTAAGVVKAVFLKVGDKVSEGSAIIEVETAGSAAAPAPAQAAAPAPAAAPAAAPASAALVAAPAPAAPAAKIDEAAFAKAHAGPSARKLARELGVDLGQVKGTGLKGCIVGDDIKAFVKSVMQGGAAKPAAAGTSLGGGLDLLPWPKVDFSKFGNVEVKELSRIKKISGQNLSRNWVVIPHVTVHEEADMTELEEFRKQLNKEWEREGVKLSPLAFIIKASVSALKAFPEFNASLDGDNLVLKNYFNIGFAADTPNGLVVPVIKDVDQKGLKQISQELTELSKKAREGKLKPQEMQGACFTISSLGGIGGTGFTPIVNAPEVAILGVCKSQIKPVWNGKEFAPRLMCPLSLSFDHRVIDGAAGMRFTVFLANLLKDFRRITL; encoded by the coding sequence ATGAGTATCGTAGAAATCAAAGTCCCCGATATCGGCGGTCATGAAAACGTCGACATCATCGCCGTAGAAGTCAAAGCGGGCGACACCATCGCCGTTGACGACACCCTGATTACCTTGGAAACCGATAAAGCCACGATGGACGTACCTGCCGATGCGGCCGGCGTCGTGAAAGAAGTGAGAGTCAAAGTCGGCGACAAAATCTCCGAAGGCGGCGTGATTCTGACCGTTGAAACCGGTGCCACCGCTGCCGAAGCCGCTCCGGCTGCTGAAGCGCAACCCGCGCCTGCTGCCGCACCCGCTGCCGCAGGCGGTGCGGCCGTCCAAGTAGCCGTCCCCGACATCGGCGGCCATACCGATGTAGATGTAATCGCCGTCGAAATTAAAGTTGGCGATACCGTTGCCGAAGACGACACGCTGATTACTTTGGAAACCGACAAAGCGACGATGGACGTACCTTGTACCGCTGCCGGTGTCGTTAAAGCCGTATTCCTGAAAGTCGGCGACAAAGTATCCGAAGGCTCTGCCATTATCGAAGTAGAAACCGCCGGCTCTGCCGCCGCACCGGCTCCTGCCCAAGCTGCCGCACCTGCACCGGCTGCCGCGCCTGCTGCCGCTCCAGCTTCTGCCGCACTAGTCGCTGCACCTGCACCTGCCGCTCCTGCCGCCAAAATCGACGAAGCCGCTTTCGCCAAAGCACACGCGGGTCCTTCCGCACGCAAACTGGCGCGCGAATTGGGCGTGGATTTGGGCCAAGTCAAAGGTACCGGCTTGAAAGGCTGTATCGTGGGCGACGACATCAAAGCCTTTGTGAAATCCGTTATGCAGGGCGGTGCGGCGAAACCTGCCGCAGCCGGCACGTCTTTGGGCGGCGGTCTGGACTTGCTGCCGTGGCCTAAAGTGGACTTCTCCAAATTCGGTAATGTCGAAGTTAAAGAATTGTCCCGCATTAAGAAAATCTCCGGTCAAAATCTGTCCCGCAACTGGGTTGTGATTCCTCACGTTACCGTACACGAAGAAGCGGACATGACCGAATTGGAAGAATTCCGCAAACAGTTGAACAAAGAATGGGAACGCGAAGGCGTGAAACTGTCCCCGTTGGCGTTCATTATCAAAGCCTCCGTTTCCGCGCTGAAAGCCTTCCCCGAATTCAACGCCTCACTGGACGGCGACAACCTGGTGCTGAAAAACTACTTCAACATCGGTTTCGCAGCCGATACGCCGAACGGCTTGGTTGTTCCCGTCATCAAAGACGTGGATCAAAAAGGCTTGAAACAAATCAGCCAAGAGCTGACCGAATTGTCCAAAAAAGCCCGCGAAGGCAAGCTCAAACCGCAAGAAATGCAGGGCGCGTGCTTTACCATTTCCAGCTTGGGCGGCATTGGCGGCACAGGCTTCACGCCGATTGTGAACGCTCCCGAAGTCGCCATCTTGGGCGTGTGCAAATCCCAAATCAAACCGGTTTGGAACGGCAAAGAGTTCGCCCCGCGCCTGATGTGCCCGTTGAGCCTGTCCTTTGACCACCGTGTCATCGACGGCGCGGCCGGTATGCGCTTCACCGTATTCCTGGCCAACCTGTTGAAAGACTTCCGCCGCATTACCCTGTAA
- a CDS encoding RNA methyltransferase — protein MASEKPALPAYLDNIRIILTRTGHPANIGSAARAMKTMGLHRLTIVAPNLMATPMTENPPVFDPEYPQSFKLPEESFILASGAADVLHNAEIVATLDEALADTAIACALTSRRREITAPLQTPRDLVPELLQAAQRGEQVALVFGNETFGLSIEEVRACNRLMTINGNPDYFSLNLAQAVQVVCYEIFSQTGSPMTHLQQEDHAATHEQIKGMVAHMESVMDDIGFFNRRNGERLMRRMQSLFGRANTQTEDIDILRGFFNTLQQRLKDGQS, from the coding sequence ATGGCTTCCGAAAAACCCGCTCTGCCCGCTTATCTGGACAACATCCGCATCATCCTCACACGCACCGGCCATCCCGCCAATATCGGCTCCGCCGCGCGCGCGATGAAAACGATGGGGCTGCACAGGCTGACCATCGTCGCCCCCAATCTGATGGCAACGCCGATGACGGAAAATCCGCCCGTATTCGATCCGGAATATCCGCAATCGTTTAAATTACCGGAAGAAAGTTTCATCCTCGCTTCGGGCGCGGCGGACGTATTGCACAACGCCGAAATCGTCGCCACACTGGACGAAGCCCTCGCCGACACCGCCATCGCCTGCGCCCTGACCAGCCGCCGCCGCGAAATTACCGCGCCGCTGCAAACGCCGCGCGATTTAGTGCCCGAATTATTGCAGGCGGCGCAACGCGGGGAACAAGTCGCGCTCGTCTTCGGCAACGAAACTTTCGGCTTGAGCATCGAAGAAGTCCGAGCCTGCAACCGGCTGATGACCATCAACGGCAATCCCGACTATTTCTCGCTCAACCTCGCCCAAGCCGTGCAGGTCGTGTGTTACGAAATCTTCAGCCAGACCGGTTCGCCGATGACCCACCTGCAACAGGAAGACCACGCCGCCACCCACGAACAAATCAAAGGTATGGTCGCCCACATGGAAAGCGTGATGGACGACATCGGCTTTTTCAACCGCCGCAACGGCGAACGCCTGATGCGCCGTATGCAGAGCCTGTTCGGACGCGCCAACACGCAAACCGAAGATATCGATATCCTGCGCGGTTTTTTCAATACGCTGCAACAGCGTCTGAAAGACGGGCAATCCTAA
- a CDS encoding YdgA family protein, which produces MKKPLISVAAALLGVALGTPYYLGVKAEESLTQQQKILQETGFLTVESHQYERGWFTSTETTVIRLKPELLHNAQKYLPDNLKTVLEQPVTLVNHITHGPFAGGFGTQAHIETEFKYAPETEKVLERFFGKQAPVSLANTVYFNGSGKMEVSVPAFDYEELSGIRLHWEGLTGKTVYQKGFKSYRNGYDAPLFKIKLADKGDAAFEKVHFDSETSDGINPLALGSSNLTLEKFSLEWKEGVDYNVKLNELVNLVTDLQIGAFINPNGSIAPSKIEVGKLAFSTKTGESGSFINSEGQFRFDTLVYGDEKYGPLDIHIAAEHLDASSLTVLKRKFAQISAKKMTEEQIRNDLITAVKGEASGLFTHDPVLNIKTFRFTLPSGKIDVGGKIMFKDMKKEDLNQLGLMLKKTEADIRMSIPQKMLEDLAVSQAGNIFSVNAEDEAEGRASLDDINETLRLMVDSTVQSMAREKYLTLDGNQIDTVISLKNNTLKLNGKTLQNEPDSDFDEGGGVSGQPH; this is translated from the coding sequence ATGAAAAAACCTTTGATTTCAGTTGCGGCAGCATTGCTCGGCGTTGCTTTGGGTACACCTTATTATTTGGGTGTCAAAGCCGAAGAAAGCCTGACGCAGCAGCAAAAAATATTGCAGGAAACGGGCTTCCTGACCGTCGAATCGCACCAATATGAGCGCGGCTGGTTTACCTCTACGGAAACGACGGTCATCCGTCTGAAACCCGAGTTGCTGCATAATGCGCAGAAATATCTGCCGGATAATTTGAAAACAGTGTTGGAACAGCCGGTTACGCTGGTAAACCATATCACGCACGGTCCTTTTGCCGGCGGATTCGGCACGCAGGCGCACATTGAAACCGAGTTCAAATACGCGCCTGAAACGGAAAAAGTTTTGGAACGCTTTTTTGGGAAACAAGCCCCGGTTTCCCTTGCCAATACCGTTTATTTCAACGGCAGCGGCAAGATGGAAGTCAGTGTTCCCGCCTTCGATTATGAAGAACTGTCGGGCATCAGGCTGCACTGGGAAGGCCTGACGGGGAAAACGGTTTACCAAAAAGGTTTCAAAAGCTACCGAAACGGCTATGATGCCCCCTTGTTTAAAATCAAGCTGGCAGATAAAGGCGATGCCGCGTTTGAAAAAGTGCATTTCGATTCGGAAACTTCAGACGGCATCAATCCGCTTGCTTTAGGCAGCAGCAATCTGACCTTGGAAAAATTCTCCCTAGAATGGAAAGAGGGTGTCGATTACAACGTCAAGTTAAACGAACTGGTCAATCTCGTTACCGATTTGCAGATTGGCGCGTTTATCAATCCCAACGGCAGTATCGCACCTTCCAAAATCGAAGTTGGCAAACTGGCTTTTTCAACCAAGACCGGGGAATCGGGCTCATTTATCAACAGTGAAGGGCAGTTCCGTTTTGACACGCTGGTTTACGGCGATGAAAAATATGGCCCGCTGGATATCCATATCGCTGCCGAACATCTCGATGCTTCTTCCTTAACCGTATTGAAACGCAAGTTTGCACAAATTTCTGCCAAAAAAATGACTGAAGAACAAATCCGCAATGATTTGATTACTGCAGTCAAAGGCGAGGCTTCCGGATTATTTACCCATGACCCGGTGCTAAATATCAAAACTTTCCGTTTCACGCTGCCGTCGGGAAAAATCGATGTGGGCGGGAAAATTATGTTTAAAGATATGAAGAAGGAAGATTTGAACCAATTGGGTTTGATGCTGAAGAAAACTGAGGCGGACATCAGAATGAGTATTCCTCAAAAAATGTTGGAAGATTTGGCAGTCAGCCAAGCGGGCAATATTTTCAGCGTCAATGCCGAAGATGAGGCGGAAGGCAGGGCAAGTCTTGACGACATCAACGAGACTTTGCGCCTGATGGTGGACAGTACGGTTCAAAGTATGGCGCGGGAAAAATACCTCACTTTAGACGGCAATCAGATTGATACGGTCATTTCCCTGAAAAACAACACCCTGAAGTTAAACGGTAAAACGCTGCAAAATGAACCCGATTCCGATTTTGACGAGGGCGGCGGGGTTTCCGGCCAACCGCATTAA